A genomic segment from Malus domestica chromosome 05, GDT2T_hap1 encodes:
- the LOC103434492 gene encoding lactoylglutathione lyase GLX1 translates to MAEAEGKSVAPNAEILEWPKKDKRRFLHAVYRVGDLDRTIKFYTEALGMKLLRKRDIPEEKYSNAFLGFGPEDSHFVVELTYNYGVSSYDIGTGFGHFAIATPDVKKLVEDVHAKGGNVTREPGPVKGGTSVIAFVKDPDGYTFEIIQRPSTPEPLCQVMLRVGDLERSIKFYEKALGLKLLRTIERPEYKYTIAILGYAEEDQTTILELTYNYGVTEYTKGNAYAQIAIGTDDVYKSAEAVNLVTQELGGKITRQPGPIPGLNTKITSFLDPDGWKTVLVDNEDFLKELQQ, encoded by the exons ATGGCCGAAGCTGAGGGAAAATCCGTCGCTCCAAACGCCGAGATTTTGGAATGGCCGAAGAAGGACAAGCGCCGATTCCTCCACGCCGTGTACCGCGTCGGCGATCTCGATCGCACCATCAA GTTTTATACGGAGGCTTTGGGGATGAAGCTGTTGAGGAAGAGGGACATTCCGGAGGAGAAATACTCGAAtgcgtttctgggatttgggCCCGAAGATTCTCACTTCGTGGTTGAATTGACGTACAACTACGGAGTTTCTTCTTATGACATCGGCACTGGTTTCGGCCATTTCGCCATCGCTACTCCCGAT GTTAAAAAACTGGTGGAAGATGTTCATGCCAAGGGTGGAAATGTGACGAGGGAGCCGGGCCCTGTGAAAGGCGGGACGAGCGTCATAGCCTTTGTGAAGGATCCTGATGGTTACACGTTTGAGATTATTCAGCGGCCCTCCACCCCTGAGCCACTTTGCCAAGTCATGCTCCGCGTTGGTGATCTCGAACGCTCTATCAAGTTCTATGAGAAG GCATTGGGGTTGAAGCTGTTGAGGACGATTGAGAGGCCCGAATACAAG TACACCATAGCCATTTTGGGATATGCAGAAGAAGACCAGACAACAATCTTGGAGTTGACCTATAACTATGGTGTGACCGAATACACTAAAGGAAATGCGTATGCACAG ATTGCTATCGGTACTGATGATGTCTACAAAAGTGCCGAGGCTGTCAACTTGGTTACACAAGAGCTTGGAGGAAAGATAACCAGACAGCCAGGACCAATTCCTGGACTCAACACCAAGATCACCTCTTTTCTCGATCCCGATGGCTGGAAAACT GTCCTGGTTGACAACGAGGATTTCCTGAAGGAACTGCAGCAGTAA